The Calothrix sp. PCC 7507 DNA segment TTAACCTTCAATACTTCGGCTACGCTCAGTCTTAAAGCTGAATGGAGTCGAGCCTTCAACCTTTATTCTTCATTCTGTTCTCTAATGTCTCACCCTCTACCTCAAACTAAAAATCTGAAGCCAAGGGTTCTGGTTGGTGTAGGCGGCGGGATTGCTGCTTACAAAGTTTGTGAGGTGGTTTCGCAGTTGTTTAAAACGGGTGTAGAAGTCCGAGTTATTCTCACACGTTCTGCACAAGAATTCATCACACCTCTGACTTTAGCCACTCTTTCCCGTCATTCCGCCTACACAGATGATCTATTTTGGCAAGCAAATCACTCTCGTCCGTTGCATATTGACTTGGGTGAATGGGCAGATTTATTAGTGATTGCGCCAATGACTGCGAATACGTTAGCAAAGTTAGCTTGTGGTATGGCTGACAATTTGTTGACAAATACTGTCCTGGCTTCTACTTGTCCTGTGTTGTTAGCGCCAGCAATGAACACGGATATGTGGGAGCAGCTAGCAGTGCAGCGAAATTGGCAACATCTATTGACAGATAGCCGATTTCATGGTATGGGTACTGCGTCGGGGTTATTAGCGTGCGATCGCGTTGGCAATGGCAGAATGGCAGAACCCCAAGAAATTCTAGCTTATATCCAATCACTGTTGCACACCAAAGGACAGCGCGATTTATTAGGTAAGCAGGTGTTGATTAGTGCTGGGGGAACAAGAGAGTATCTTGACCCAGTTAGATTTATTGGTAATCCTGCCACAGGAAAAATGGGACTAGCTTTAGCACAAGCTGCACTCCATCGAGGGGCAAATGTCACCTTGGTGCATGGCGTTACTAATTGGGATGCACCTTTGGGGGTGCAGGCGATTCCTGTGATCAATGCGGAGGAAATGCAGCAGGTAATGTGGGAATATCTCCCCAGCGCTGATGTGATTGTCATGTCAGCAGCGGTAGCGGATGTCAAGCCTCAAGATTATAGTCCAGAGAAATTGCCTAAGCGATCGCTTCCCACAGCCTTACCCCTAGAACCTGTACCAGATATTTTAGCCA contains these protein-coding regions:
- the coaBC gene encoding bifunctional phosphopantothenoylcysteine decarboxylase/phosphopantothenate--cysteine ligase CoaBC — its product is MSHPLPQTKNLKPRVLVGVGGGIAAYKVCEVVSQLFKTGVEVRVILTRSAQEFITPLTLATLSRHSAYTDDLFWQANHSRPLHIDLGEWADLLVIAPMTANTLAKLACGMADNLLTNTVLASTCPVLLAPAMNTDMWEQLAVQRNWQHLLTDSRFHGMGTASGLLACDRVGNGRMAEPQEILAYIQSLLHTKGQRDLLGKQVLISAGGTREYLDPVRFIGNPATGKMGLALAQAALHRGANVTLVHGVTNWDAPLGVQAIPVINAEEMQQVMWEYLPSADVIVMSAAVADVKPQDYSPEKLPKRSLPTALPLEPVPDILASLAQLKQPHQRLIGFAAQTGDIITPALEKLQRKKLDVIVANPIDQPDSGFGSDNNQAIFLDNQGRHEKVPPCSKLQMAHHLYDFVISNLS